In Alcaligenes faecalis, the sequence CCCAAATACAGCACACGCAGCAGGGGCGTGGCTCCCAAGCTGATCCAGTCGATATAACGGTCAGCCAGCAGGAGGACGGCGGCCAGAGCGACCAGGGCGGGAATAATCTTCAGGAAAAAACGTAACCAGTCATGATTGGGCTGATAAATGCCGCGTTTGCGTAGCATGACCAGCAAGGTCAGTGCATTGACGGTGGCACCCAGACCAATCGACAGGGCCAGTCCGGCATGGGCAAAGGTGGGCACCAGCACCAGGTTGAAGAGCTGGGTAATGATCAGGACGGCAATGGCAATGCGGACGGGGGTACGAATATCCTGGCGGGCGTAAAAGCCGGGGGCCAGAATCTTGATGGCCAGCAGGCCAACCAGACCAACCGAATACGCACCCACAGCCAGTTTGGTCTGGGCAACGTCAGCGGCGGCAAAGGCACCGTAGTGGAACAGCGTGGCGACCAGGCCGTCGGACAGTAAAGCCATGCCCAGGGCAGCAGGCAGGCCCAGCAACAGGACCAGACGCAGGCCCCAGTCCAGCAAGCCGCTGTAGTTCTTGTCGTCCTTGCCCGCATGGGCTGCTGACAGCTTGGGCAGCAGGACCGTGCCTAGCGCCACACCCAGCAAGGCGGTGGGAAACTCCATCAGGCGGTCAGCAAAGGACAGCCAGGTCACGCTGCCGGACTGCAGCCAGGTGGCGATATTGGTATTGATCAGCAGGGAAATCTGCGCGACAGAAACACCCAGAATGGCGGGCAGCATCTGTTTAAGAATGCGCTGCACGATGGGATCGCGGCGCGCTTCCCCCAGTCGTAGCGAGAATCGTGGCAACAGGCCCAGGCGGGCCAGTGCAACCCATTGCACCAGCAATTGGGCCAGACCACCCACCATCACCCCAACGGCCAGGGCGTAAATCGGCGTTTCCATGTGCTGAGCCAGAAACAGGCTGGCGCCAATCATGGACAGATTCAGCAGGATGGGGGTGAAGGCCGGAACCGCAAAGCGGCTCCAGGTATTGAGTACCGCAGAAGCAAAAGCGACCAGCGACATGCAGATGATGTAGGGGAACATCATCCGCGTCATGGTGATCGCGGCTCCAAACTCGGTTTGTCGCTCCGGAGCGGTCAGGCCGCTGGCCATGGCGCTGACCACCCAGGGGGCCGCCAGAATACCGATGGCGGTGACCAGCATGACGGCAAAGGTCAGCAGCAGGGCAACGCGGTCCAGCAATTGCTGAACCTTGTCCTGTTCGTGTTCCTTGCGTACCTGCCCCAGGATGGGCACAAAGGCTTGCGAAAACGCCCCTTCTGCAAACAGGCGTCGCAGCAGGTTGGGAATGCGAAATGCCACCCAGAAAGCGTCGGTGAGCGGGCCCGCCCCAAAGGCGCGGGCAATCAGAATATCGCGTGCCAGTCCGGTGATGCGAGACAGCAGCGTCAGGCCACTAATTGTGGCCGCCGAGCGAAACAAACCCATTGGAGCCGATACAGAAAGTTATTTTGGTGCCATACGAATGGCGCCATCCAGACGGATGGTTTCGCCATTGAGCATTTCATTATTGATGATGCTCTGCACCAGTTGGGAGAAATCTTCAGGGCGACCCAGGCGTGATGGGAAAGGAATGCTGGCTGCCAGGGAGTCCTGAACTTCCTGGGGCATGGCAAACATCATGGGGGTGCCGAAGATGCCGGGAGCAATGGTCATGACACGGATGCCGGTCTGGGCCAGGTCGCGGGCCAGGGGCAGGGTCAAACCCACCACACCAGCTTTGGAGGCGCCGTAAGCGGCTTGGCCGATCTGGCCGTCATAGGCAGCGACCGAAGCGGTATTGATCAGCACGCCACGCTCGCCCGAAGCTTCGGGGGTGTTGCTGCTCATGGCAGCGGCGGCCAGACGACACATATTGAAGGTGCCGACCAGGTTGATCATGACGGTTTTCTGGAACAGATCCAGCGTGTGCGGGCCATTACGTCCCACGGTGCGCGAGGCAGGAGCCACGCCAGCACAGTTGATCAGTCCGAACAGGGGGCGGGCGCTGTCCTGGCAAGCCAGATTCACGACGGCCTGGGCATCTTGCTCGGAAGTGACATCACAGCGCTGATAGTGTTGGCCCAGCTCTTTGGCCAGAGCCTCACCGGCCTCGTCCTGAATATCGGCGATCACCACGCGGGCGCCGTTTGCAACCAGCATACGTACGGTGCCAGCGCCCAGACCCGATGCGCCGCCCGTGACAATAAAAGTCTTGTTATTGATTTGCATGAGCTTGTCTCCCTTGAATAATAAACAACCGGCCCTTTTGGGGCCGGCTGAATCTTGACTTACTTAGCTTGCCAGTGCGTCCACAATGCGCTGGCGGATCTCATCGACGCTACCCACGCCGGAAATCTTGCGATAAGCCGGAGCTTGCGGGTCGCCAGTGGCTGACCATTGCGAGTAGTAATCGACCAGAGGGCGGGTCTGCTCGCGATAGACAGACAAGCGGTGGCGGACGGTTTCCTCGCGGTCATCGTCGCGCTGGAGCAAGGGTTCGCCCGTTACGTCGTCCACACCGGGGGTTTTGGGTGGATTGAAGGTGACGTGGTAGCTACGACCGCTGGCTGCGTGGATACGGCGGCCGCTCATGCGTTCGATGATGCTTTCTTCCGGTACGTCGATTTCGATCACGAAGTCCAGTTTGACCTGGGCATCCTTCAAGGCATCGGCCTGGGGAATCGTGCGTGGGAAACCGTCGAACAGGTAGCCGGGCTCACAGTCTGCTTCTTTCAGACGGTCGCGAACCAGGCCGATGATGATGTCATCGGAGACCAGGCCGCCGGCGTCCATGATTTTTTTGGCTTCTACACCCAGCGGGGATTGGGCTTTGACAGCGGCACGCAACATATCGCCCGTGGAAATTTGTGGAATACCAAATTTCTCGGTAATGAAAGCAGCTTGAGTGCCTTTGCCGGCACCAGGGGGCCCGAGCAGTATGAGTCGCATGAATTCCTCCAGGAAATGCGTCGATCCGATTCTCGCTTCAGTATGATGCGTTGCAGCATATTTAGCGCATTTTTTATTCGGATAGAGCAGAAAAAAGATCTTTTATAACCGATTTGCGAAGTGAGCGCGTACTCTTTCCAGGTCTTGTTCGGTGTCTACCCCCGCTGCAGGAATCTCCTGGAGGCGGTGAACCATAATCTGGAAGCCGTTTTCCATGGCTCGCAGTTGCTCCAGAGATTCGAAGTGCTCCAGCGGCCCGCGCGGTAGCTGGGCGTACTGCTGCAGGAAGCGATTTCGGTAGGCATAAAGACCAATATGGTGCAATGCGGGAAGCCCGTCGGCCAGTACCCGGTCGCCACTGGCCAGCGCGTCGCGGGCCCAGGGCATGGGGGCGCGGGAAAAGTACAGCGCGCGGCCTTGCAGGTCGCACACCACTTTGACGGCATTGGGATTGAAGAGCGTCTCGGCGTTCTTGATGGGTGCGGCCAGCGTGGCAATATCGGCCTGTTCACTGCGGGCCAGCAGTTCGGCGGCCGCATTGATGTGCTCGGGCTGAATCAGCGGCTCGTCCCCTTGCACATTGACCACGATCTCGTCCTCGGACAGCTCCAGCAGGCGGGCGGCCTGGGCCAGACGGTCGGTGCCGGTCGGGTGTTCGGCGTCGGTCAGCAGGGCATTGAAACCATGCGCCTGCACGGCTTGCAGCACCTGCGGCGAGTCCGTCGCTACCCAAACCTGACGCGCTCCGCTCAGTGCTGCTTGCTGGGCACAGCGCACGATCATGGGTTGGCCAGCAATGTCAGCCAGCGGTTTGTTGGGCAGACGGGTGGAACCCAGGCGCGCGGGGATAATGACGGAAAAAGTCATATCAGTTGCTGGCGGGTTCCTGCGCATCCAGTTGACGCGCTTCGTTGATCAGCATGGTGGGGATGCCATCCACAACAGGGAAGGCCAGCTTGTCAGCTTTGCAAACCAGCTCCTGCTGTTCGCGGTCGTGGCGCAGGGGGCCTTTGCACAAGGGGCAGACCAGCACTTCGAGTAGGCGAGTTTCCATTATTGAACTCCGGGTAAAGAGGGTGGGGTTAAGCGCCGCTTGCGCAACAGGCTGTCCAGTTCAGCAATCCAGTCCGGGCGTGAAAACACAGGCTGGACATCCACAACCCACAGGCGTGGATCGTTCAGGTGCTGGCATTTTACGGCGTCTTTACGGGTAATGAGTACCAGCCCTTCATGCAGGGCCTGAAAGTCCTGGGCTTGCAAGGCGGCATGGTCGGGCAGGGGGAAAGTCTGGTTCAGATGCAGACCACAAGCGCGCAGCATCGTGAAAAAACGGGCAGGCTGGCCAATGGCGGCCAGCGCTTGCAGTTCCTGCTGGCCGTATTCCTGATACCAGTCCGACCAGCTCAGACGGCGGCCTGAACTGAGGTGTTCCAGCTGATAAGGGCTCAGGCTCATGCTCAGGGCGCGGCCGGGCTCAGCGGGTTGAGGGGTAGACGGCGGCGTCTGGTCAGCCACGATCTGGCTGATCAGCCAGTCCACGCTACGCAGACGTTCGGGGCCTTCACGCAAAGGGCCGGCTGGCAGCAGCAGGCCGTTCCCCACACCGCGAGCATCCTGAACCACGACTTCCATATCGCGTTGCAAGGCCAGATGCTGCAGGCCGTCATCCGAAATGATCAGGTCAACTGCCGGAAAATCCTTGAGCAAAGCCTGGGCAGCCAGGGCGCGACGAGGGTGAACAGCGATGGGGGCCTGAGTTTGGGCGGCAATCAGAGCGGGTTCATCGCCAAACTGTTCGGCGGCTAATTGACCTTGACCTACACGCGGGCTGGGGCCGATCTCCACGCCATAACCTCGGCTGACAATACCGGGCGTCCATCCCAAAGCGCGCAATTGCTCGGTCAGAGCCAGGACAACGGGAGTCTTGCCTGCGCCACCGACGATGATATTGCCCACCACAATCACTGGCACCGGGCTGCGGTAGGACGCGCGGGGATCTTGTTCGTAGCGTTGCTGCTTGCGTTGTACGAAGATCGCCGCCAGCGCTGAAAGAGGGCGCATCACAAGACTGAACCAGCCTTTTTTCTGCCACTGCTGGTGCAGCCAATGAGTCAGGCGGACGCGCACGCTCATGGGGCCTGGGTCGCAAAATGAATGCGATGGATACCAACCTGACGGGCGGCTTCCATGGCCTGGACCACTGCAAAGTGGGGCGCCTGGGCATCGGCCAGAATCAGCAGGCTGCTGTTGTCGTCGGTCTTTTCGGTGGACAGGGCTTGGCTAAGGGGGGAACCACTGCTGGCATCCAGCCACATGCCGTTCAGGGCATAACGCCCGTCCTGGCTGATAGCCAGTAGCAATTCTGTGGTCTGGGCGGCCTGGGCCTGAGCCTGGGGCAAGGAAACATCCAGCTGGCGATAGCGCACGAAGGTGCTGCTGGCAGCCAGAAAAATCAGCACCACCAGCAAGACATCAATCAAGGGCACCAGATTCAGTTCCAGCGTGTCCTGGTCTTGGGCTCGGCGAAAGCGCATCAGGCAGTCCTTTGCGCCAACAGGCGATCCAGCGCACCGGCTTCGGTTTCCAGGCAGTGCAGCAGGTAGTCGGCACGGCTGCGAAAGTAGCGGTGAAAGATCATGGCCGGGACGGCAATCAAAATCCCCAGGGCGGTGTTGTACAGGGCAACGGAAATGCCACGGGCAATCAGGCTGGGGTCACCACCGGCGGGGTCGTAGGCGGCAAAAATGTCGATCATGCCAATAACCGTACCAAACAGGCCCAGCAAAGGGGCGATCACGGCAATGGTGCCCAATGCCGGAATGTACTTGTTCAATTGGTAGCTGATGTCCTTGCCTTCTGCCTCGACCGCGGACTCACGCAAGGCGGGAGTTTGGTGGCGGTTTTTCAGTACGGTGGCTAATACTCGACCCAGAGGGGAGTTGTCGTACAGGCGGGGCAGGGAGTCGTCCTGGATGCGGTTCTGGGCTGTCAGCTCGCTGATCTGGCGTGCCAGTCCAGTCGGTAGAATTCGTTTGCTGCGCAGGGCCAGAAGACGCTCCAGGATCAAACCCAGGGCAAGAATGGAGCAGGCCAGCAGGAACCAGACAGGCCAGCCAGCGGCATGGATCAAAGTAAGCACGGGTCGATTATCCGGTCACGAAATAAATCAGCGCTTATTGTAGAGCCCCTGTCCAGATTGCGGGAATGTTCCGGCGCGGGCGCGGTACACTTTACGGTCTTTTCCCACAAAGCACGGCCAAACCCCTGATGTATTTGAAGTAATAGGTGTAGTGCTAAAACTATCCACAAAAACTGTGGATAATTCTGTGTATAAAACATCCCATAGTGGCTCGGGTGGTGGTTTAGAGGTTCTCTGGCTAATTTTCGACCATCTTGGTGTTTTTATAAATAGTGTTTAATTTCAATGGTTTATCCGTTTTCAGTAAAGTGCTGCATCAGGTGTTCAACGGAAGCCATTGTCTTGGCGTCTATTTGACAAAAGCATGACAGTTGTGGATACGGAGCGGTGGAAAACTAGCCCGGGGCGAGTCAAAAACAAAGAATATGATGCATTATCAAGAATCTAGAGCACCTGCGGTATGGACCGTGGCACAGTTGAACCGCCGTGTCAGCCAATTGCTGGACGAGCACATGCCTGTGGTTTGGGTCAGCGGTGAAGTGTCCAACTTTACTCAGGCGGCTTCCGGGCATTGGTACTTTTCCATCAAGGACGACAAGGCGGCCGTTCGTGCCGTGATGTTCCGCGGGCGTGCTCAGGCCGTGGGCTTTGTGCCGCGTGCGGGCGAGCGTTTCGAATTTCGCTGCTCGGTGACCTTGTATGAGGCACGTGGGGACTTCCAGGTTCAGGTTGAAGGTATGCGCCGCGCCGGGCTGGGTGACTTGCACGAAGCGTTTTTGCGACTGAAGGGCCAGCTGCAAAGCGAAGGTTTGTTCGAGCCGGAACGCAAACGCCCCATCGCTACCTTGCCGCGCAGCATAGGCATCATCACCTCCCTGGCGGCCGCTGCCTTGCGAGACGTACTGACTGCGATGGAGCGTCGTGCTCCGCATGTGCGCATCATTATTTACCCTGCTCCGGTTCAAGGGGCAGAAGCGCCGCCGCGATTGCGGCAGGCACTGGAAACGGCGATTGAGCGGGCCGAGGTCGATACGCTCTTGCTGGTACGCGGGGGCGGTAGTCTGGAAGATCTCTGGGCTTTTAATGATGAGGGTCTGGCGCGTCTGATTGCTTCCAGTCCTATCCCTATTATTAGTGGGGTGGGGCACGAGACCGATTTCACCATTGCCGATTTTGTGGCTGACTTGCGCGCACCCACGCCAACCGCTGCGGCCGAACTGGCCTGTCTGGGGCGTGATCAGTTGCTGGAGCAGGTGTTTGCGCGCATGGGCGCTTTGAGTCACGGCGTGCAGCGCCATCTGGATCGGGCCTCCCTGCGCCTGGACCGGGCGGTGGCCAAATTGGTTTCTCCGCATCAACGCCTGGCCCAGCAGCAGCAACGTCTGGATCATCTGACTCAAAGGCTGCAACGTGTGGCTCGCAGCGTCCCCGATACCGCCGCTTTGCGCCTGACTACATTAAGAGCGCGCCTGGAGCGCAGCATTCCCCAGCTGACGTCAAGACAGCAAAATCTGAATATGCTTTTCCAGCGGCTGGAAAAAGGCCTGGATCATGCGCTGGTTTTGCGCCGCCAACGTCTGGCTGCGGCCCAGCAAACGCTGCAAGCCTTGTCCCCGCGCCTTATCATCAATCGTGGATATGCCATAGTCAGGGATAGCGAGGGGAAAGTTGTAAAAAATGCGTTAGACTTAAAGATTGGTGAACGACTCGATGTCGAGTTGAGTCGCGGTCATGTGTCGGTGGATGTGGTGCGCACGCACGATCTGCTCTAGGCTGCGTCGTCCTTGTTGGATACCAAACACGGTTTTTTTTTAGAAGGAATTGAAATGGCATTCACTCTTCCAGCTCTTCCATACGAACTCAACGCACTTGAGCCACATATCTCCAAAGAAACCCTGGAGTTTCACTACGGCAAGCACCATCAAGCTTACGTTACCAACCTGAACAACCTGGTTGCTGGCACCGAGCTCGAAAACGCTTCTCTGGAAGATGTGGTCAAGAAATCCTCCGGTGGCGTGTTCAACAACGCTGCTCAGGTTTGGAACCACACTTTCTACTGGAACAGCCTGTCCCCTAACGGCGGCGGCGCTCCTACCGGCAAAGTGGCTGATGCCATCAACGCCAAATGGGGCAGCTTTGACGCCTTCAAGGAAGCCTTCACCAAGTCTGCCGTTGGCAACTTCGGTTCGGGCTGGACCTGGTTGGTCAAAAAGGCCGACGGTTCCCTGGATATCGTCAACACCAGCAACGCTGGCACGACCCTGACTTCCGATGACGTCGCCCTGATCACCTGTGATGTGTGGGAACACGCCTACTACATCGACTACCGCAACGCCCGTCCCAAGTACCTGGAAATTTTCTGGAACCTGGTGAACTGGGACTTTGCCGCCAAGAACCTGGGTTAATCGCTCAAGTTGAGGGTAGCGCTCATTGGAGAGCTACCCGGCAATAAAAAACCGCCATGCAATGAATGCTGGCGGTTTTTTTGTGTTTGCAGCGCGGGAGCTTGTCGGGCTTGCGCTGCAATGTGTCTTGCCTGAAGACCTTATATCTGTGATTGCTGGTAGTTTTCCAGGCCCACTTTCTCGATCAGACCCAATTGTTTTTCCAGCCAGTAGGTGTGGTCTTCTTCCGTGTCGCGCAGCTGAGCCAGAATAATGTCGCGGGTGACAAAGTCGCTGGCGGATTCGGCCAGTTCCATGCCTTTTTGCAAGGCAGCGCGTACCTCATATTCCAGCTCCAGGTCCTTGCGCAACATGCCGACCACGTCCTTGCCGGGCTCAAACGCATTGGGGCGCATATCGGGAATGCCGTCGAGCATCAGGATACGGCGTATCAGGGCGTCAGCGTGCTGGGTTTCTTCTTCCATTTCGTGGCTCATGCGCTCGTAAAGCTGCGTGAAACCCAGATGCTCGTAAAAGCGGGAATGGATAAAGTACTGGTCGCGCGCTGCGAGTTCGCCACGCAGCAACTGATTCAGATAGTCGAGGACTTCGGGATTGCCTTGCATGATGATGAGCCTGTAAGGGATGTCAACGTTGGCAGTATGCCATGGGGGCGCTTGGCGTGGGGCTTGCCTCCGATAAGCCAGGGTGGATGCAGGCGGGTTTGGGGTACTACTATTAGCTGTGGTTTGTTTTTCTTTATTTGCTCTTGGTATCTGCATTTAATGAGCAATAGATTGCTTTGGGCATGAAACATGAAAGCGACCGCGTAGCGGACAGCCCTTGGTGTGGGTAAATGAGCTTCTGTGCTCAAGCGCTACTATCAAAACAGTAGATTTCGAGCGCTCTCCATAGCGCTCTCGCGTGATTTTATTCAAGTTATCAGGGTGAATTTCATGAGTCAGGACGCCTTTATTTGTGACGCAATTCGTACGCCTTTCGGACGTTATGGCGGTTCGCTGTCCGCTGTGAGGGCGGATGATCTGGGTGCGGTGCCTATCGCCGCGCTGATGAAGCGCAATCCCCAAATCGATTGGAGCAAGCTGGATGACGTTATGTACGGCTGTGCC encodes:
- the murJ gene encoding murein biosynthesis integral membrane protein MurJ, translating into MGLFRSAATISGLTLLSRITGLARDILIARAFGAGPLTDAFWVAFRIPNLLRRLFAEGAFSQAFVPILGQVRKEHEQDKVQQLLDRVALLLTFAVMLVTAIGILAAPWVVSAMASGLTAPERQTEFGAAITMTRMMFPYIICMSLVAFASAVLNTWSRFAVPAFTPILLNLSMIGASLFLAQHMETPIYALAVGVMVGGLAQLLVQWVALARLGLLPRFSLRLGEARRDPIVQRILKQMLPAILGVSVAQISLLINTNIATWLQSGSVTWLSFADRLMEFPTALLGVALGTVLLPKLSAAHAGKDDKNYSGLLDWGLRLVLLLGLPAALGMALLSDGLVATLFHYGAFAAADVAQTKLAVGAYSVGLVGLLAIKILAPGFYARQDIRTPVRIAIAVLIITQLFNLVLVPTFAHAGLALSIGLGATVNALTLLVMLRKRGIYQPNHDWLRFFLKIIPALVALAAVLLLADRYIDWISLGATPLLRVLYLGGVLLASGISYFGMLFIVGIRPSYFTKRA
- the adk gene encoding adenylate kinase, which gives rise to MRLILLGPPGAGKGTQAAFITEKFGIPQISTGDMLRAAVKAQSPLGVEAKKIMDAGGLVSDDIIIGLVRDRLKEADCEPGYLFDGFPRTIPQADALKDAQVKLDFVIEIDVPEESIIERMSGRRIHAASGRSYHVTFNPPKTPGVDDVTGEPLLQRDDDREETVRHRLSVYREQTRPLVDYYSQWSATGDPQAPAYRKISGVGSVDEIRQRIVDALAS
- the lpxK gene encoding tetraacyldisaccharide 4'-kinase → MSVRVRLTHWLHQQWQKKGWFSLVMRPLSALAAIFVQRKQQRYEQDPRASYRSPVPVIVVGNIIVGGAGKTPVVLALTEQLRALGWTPGIVSRGYGVEIGPSPRVGQGQLAAEQFGDEPALIAAQTQAPIAVHPRRALAAQALLKDFPAVDLIISDDGLQHLALQRDMEVVVQDARGVGNGLLLPAGPLREGPERLRSVDWLISQIVADQTPPSTPQPAEPGRALSMSLSPYQLEHLSSGRRLSWSDWYQEYGQQELQALAAIGQPARFFTMLRACGLHLNQTFPLPDHAALQAQDFQALHEGLVLITRKDAVKCQHLNDPRLWVVDVQPVFSRPDWIAELDSLLRKRRLTPPSLPGVQ
- a CDS encoding 3-hydroxyacyl-CoA dehydrogenase, which produces MQINNKTFIVTGGASGLGAGTVRMLVANGARVVIADIQDEAGEALAKELGQHYQRCDVTSEQDAQAVVNLACQDSARPLFGLINCAGVAPASRTVGRNGPHTLDLFQKTVMINLVGTFNMCRLAAAAMSSNTPEASGERGVLINTASVAAYDGQIGQAAYGASKAGVVGLTLPLARDLAQTGIRVMTIAPGIFGTPMMFAMPQEVQDSLAASIPFPSRLGRPEDFSQLVQSIINNEMLNGETIRLDGAIRMAPK
- the kdsB gene encoding 3-deoxy-manno-octulosonate cytidylyltransferase, whose product is MTFSVIIPARLGSTRLPNKPLADIAGQPMIVRCAQQAALSGARQVWVATDSPQVLQAVQAHGFNALLTDAEHPTGTDRLAQAARLLELSEDEIVVNVQGDEPLIQPEHINAAAELLARSEQADIATLAAPIKNAETLFNPNAVKVVCDLQGRALYFSRAPMPWARDALASGDRVLADGLPALHHIGLYAYRNRFLQQYAQLPRGPLEHFESLEQLRAMENGFQIMVHRLQEIPAAGVDTEQDLERVRAHFANRL
- the sodB gene encoding superoxide dismutase [Fe], with translation MAFTLPALPYELNALEPHISKETLEFHYGKHHQAYVTNLNNLVAGTELENASLEDVVKKSSGGVFNNAAQVWNHTFYWNSLSPNGGGAPTGKVADAINAKWGSFDAFKEAFTKSAVGNFGSGWTWLVKKADGSLDIVNTSNAGTTLTSDDVALITCDVWEHAYYIDYRNARPKYLEIFWNLVNWDFAAKNLG
- the bfr gene encoding bacterioferritin; the encoded protein is MQGNPEVLDYLNQLLRGELAARDQYFIHSRFYEHLGFTQLYERMSHEMEEETQHADALIRRILMLDGIPDMRPNAFEPGKDVVGMLRKDLELEYEVRAALQKGMELAESASDFVTRDIILAQLRDTEEDHTYWLEKQLGLIEKVGLENYQQSQI
- the xseA gene encoding exodeoxyribonuclease VII large subunit, coding for MMHYQESRAPAVWTVAQLNRRVSQLLDEHMPVVWVSGEVSNFTQAASGHWYFSIKDDKAAVRAVMFRGRAQAVGFVPRAGERFEFRCSVTLYEARGDFQVQVEGMRRAGLGDLHEAFLRLKGQLQSEGLFEPERKRPIATLPRSIGIITSLAAAALRDVLTAMERRAPHVRIIIYPAPVQGAEAPPRLRQALETAIERAEVDTLLLVRGGGSLEDLWAFNDEGLARLIASSPIPIISGVGHETDFTIADFVADLRAPTPTAAAELACLGRDQLLEQVFARMGALSHGVQRHLDRASLRLDRAVAKLVSPHQRLAQQQQRLDHLTQRLQRVARSVPDTAALRLTTLRARLERSIPQLTSRQQNLNMLFQRLEKGLDHALVLRRQRLAAAQQTLQALSPRLIINRGYAIVRDSEGKVVKNALDLKIGERLDVELSRGHVSVDVVRTHDLL
- a CDS encoding ExbD/TolR family protein, translating into MRFRRAQDQDTLELNLVPLIDVLLVVLIFLAASSTFVRYRQLDVSLPQAQAQAAQTTELLLAISQDGRYALNGMWLDASSGSPLSQALSTEKTDDNSSLLILADAQAPHFAVVQAMEAARQVGIHRIHFATQAP
- a CDS encoding MotA/TolQ/ExbB proton channel family protein, producing MLTLIHAAGWPVWFLLACSILALGLILERLLALRSKRILPTGLARQISELTAQNRIQDDSLPRLYDNSPLGRVLATVLKNRHQTPALRESAVEAEGKDISYQLNKYIPALGTIAVIAPLLGLFGTVIGMIDIFAAYDPAGGDPSLIARGISVALYNTALGILIAVPAMIFHRYFRSRADYLLHCLETEAGALDRLLAQRTA
- a CDS encoding Trm112 family protein translates to METRLLEVLVCPLCKGPLRHDREQQELVCKADKLAFPVVDGIPTMLINEARQLDAQEPASN